DNA from Plutella xylostella chromosome 19, ilPluXylo3.1, whole genome shotgun sequence:
ATTTATTACTAATAAGACAATAGAtactgtattgtattgttGCATTCTATCTCTACATATGCGATTCTACTGTAGAACTGTTCTCTGTGTGTCATAAACTAGTGGTACTGTCAGCCGCTGGGCTCTAGACACTATCAGACAGTTTAGACACAGTCATGGCTGGTAATGGTTAGATTAGGAAGgcaaatataaaatgttaagACGTTCCTATGGAAAGGCTGATGACCAGCAGTAAACTATTActggttgatgatgatgatagctAATGCGGTACCGATTGTAACCGTTAATTGTTCCCAAAGCAAGCTCAAATTCTAATCCACATCtctttagattttttaatattaaaagaaaacagaggaaaaacttataaatacttttatttaaatagaacTTATGCTAGGAATTAGTAGCCGTGAGTTTGGTATCCACCGTGATGGCTGCCGCCTCCGTAGCCTCCGTCGAAGGATCCGTGGCTGCCGTGTCCGTGGCCTCCGCTGCCGCCGTGGCCGAAACTGCCCTCGTGTCCACCTTGGCCGAAGCTTCCCTCGTGAGAGCCGTGGCCGAAGCTACCCTGGCTGCCACCATGGCCGAAACCACCCTGGCTGCCACCGTGTCCGAAACTGCCCTGGCTGCCACCGTGGCCGAAACCGCCCTCGCTGCCTCCGTGGTGGATACCATGACCGCCTTGGCCGAAACCTGAAAAGATAGAGATCAATATGATTATCGCTTGATAATTCTTTGGATGAATGAAAAGAGGCTATAGATAAATGCATTAGTAGTAACGTAGCACGTCTAATACTGATACTATATAGGGCATCAGCTATATAAGTATTCATTGACCAGACTCCAAATTCCGTAACAGTCTATAGAAAAAATGGtcctaaacaaaaaaaatatatgaaaagaCATATGACTTCAGAAGAGTCTAAAGTACCACCAACGGCAATCGTGCATTTCAAAAACAAACGCATTGCACCATAATTACCTCCTTGGTCAAAGCTGCCGTGTCCGCCGGAGCCCTGCCCGTGGCCGTGTGTCTGGATCTGGCCGTGGGAGCCGTGGCCGCCGAAACCGCCCTGCTCGTGGCCACCGAAGCCGCCCTcgtggccgccgccgctgatGTGGCCActgctgccgccgccgccgtagcCCGGGTAGGGGGAGCCTGGTGGACGGATTAAAGGGTAAATATTTGACGGCAACATAACAAGACAACAATACAAAGaggtactactactactactactacctaTCTACTGGGCAAATTCAAAAGGAGAATGAGAAAAGTAATCGTAATGCTAAAACTCAGTGctaaaatcattttctattattttactttcatAGGAGAGACACAAGGAGAAGACTCAAGATTGTTATGTTTGAGATAAGAGAATAGGTTAtagatgaaataaaatataacgacatgaacactttaataataataaaaatagtataaACGAAACTTCATTTATGTATGGTTACATGTGTATTTTAGGTATCGTTTTAGCTATATAGTTTTTTGTATGTTACTTTCTTCTACATCTTTATAAGATGTCGCCGTAGTGAAAAGATTGGTCAAAATAATGTCAGTCGCTGACATTACTGTTGCTAATTTGGTATAGTACCTAAGTCAAAAGGGGGTTACTcagcttttgttctactaAGTACTCttggaaattcgcaaaaatGACTTGTTGTTGCAGCCAAAAACATTCCCATCCCTCAGTCATCTTTGCCAACACACTAAAAGAGTATTTcattataacatttataaaaccCCAACCTGatagtatataattataataggaGTAATAGAGTAGAGATATTTACTTACCGAGGCATCCCACTACGGCCACCGCCAGAAGTAAGCAAGTGaactaaaagaaaaaaaagacaaatttaatttaaaacatcaCTTTGAAACAATTAAAAAGAGGAGTCAATTAAAACACAaaactttaattaagtacGACTAATAAAATTCGATAGcacttttttaaaacttacTTTAAATGCCATTTTGGTTATACAGTTGATCACTGAATGTGTGGCGAAGATTTCGACTCAGCTtttatatagattttgttaTCGAACCGAGCACTTCTGACCCCCAAGCCAGCTGAGGACTTGTTTTTCAACGGATCATTCCCGACCGATTACAATATCTGTGCGTCATtcagttttattacttactctACTTGAGTgaagtgaaaaaaaattggcATTGTTGTACAAAGTTGCAACACTCTTCCACGGCAGTGATTTTTATGTCATAACTATGATATACACACACTGGCGCATAtcatatttgtgtaaatatagacctattctattatattttctgtcggggtgtaagtacctgcacctggctctctcgagtggaaccctTGTGCATATACCCagggtctaaactgccttcctggaccatttcccaccacaaTCATGTAAATATAGACCATCACTTTAGTTAACTGCATCCTACCACCGTCGAACATCTTTAGCAGCGCGGCCATCTGTAATTTGTATATCGATCTGACATTTGGTTAATACCTGGTCAATGAAAAACCGTCCGTGGTGGGTCCGTGGTGCACCCTGCTAAATAACAGACGAGGCTCTGGCGACCGGATGATGGCGGTATAACCATCCAAAAACAGCTACACTAAATCCCATAGGCCGGCGATGGGCAGCAGCGTCACCGGCACGAAAAGTGTAGCCCTGCGatcaccaacccgcattgCCAAGCGtggtgattatggcaaaatCCTCCATGGAGTAACACccaaagccccggcccccagttCCCGGCAGCCCTACTATTCCTGACTACGGCAGCGGTCTAGGTAACGGTagggcagggggtgcgaagaatccCCGGGTTACGAATGGCTGCCATCAACGACTACAACTGGCGACATACAACACACGGACACTGAGAGAGGACGAGAAGATGGTAGAACTCGAGGTAGAGCTTAGCAAAATAAAATGGGACATCTTAGGGCTATCAGAAGTCCGTAGAGAGGGCGAAGACACGATGACCCTGGAGTCCGGCCATATGCTCTACCATCgcgagggcgaccaactgtcccaaggtggcgtaggattcctcgtcaacaagacccttgtcaacaacgtagtggagatcagcagtgtgtcgaatcgggtagcgtacctagtactaaaactaaccgagaggtattccttgaaggtcgtacaggtatatgcaccaacctcgGCATACTCTGACACAGAAGTCAAAGCAGTATACGAAGATATCTCTAGAGCTATCAAGTGTACTGCTAAGACCCAATACACCGTTGTGatgggggacttcaacgccaaagtgggagtacaagaATGCGACGAATCGAGGGTAGGACCTCATGGCTTTGGTAGCAGAAACCAGAGAGGGCAAATGCTTGTTGACTTCCTCGAAAGGGAGGGGCTGTActtgatgaattctttctttgagaaacagccccagaggaagtggacatgggcaagccccgatggtaggacgaaaaacgaaatcgacttcattatgactgacaagcggcacatattcagagatgtctcagtgatcaataggtttaaaactgggagtgatcaccgacttctCCGAGGTACTCTGAATATTAACTTCAAGCTGGAGAGGAGACGTCTGGTGAAGTCGACCCTTCGTCCCACACTGCACCAAATTAGAGCTGGCAACACCAGCTTCCAGAGAGAACTACAGAGccgtcatgtacaatgctcacatcaaaccggagccggtcgccgttggtgaggcaacaatcaaagttgtgcaagaatatgtctacctcgggcagactattcggctaggcagaagcaacttcgacaaggaggctgcaaggcgcatccaactgggttgggctgcattcgggaaacttcgtcacatattctcctcggccattcctcagagcctgaagacaaaagtcttcaaccagtgcgtcctgccagtgatgacgtatagtgcagagacgtggacactgacggtaggactggtccaccgatttaaagtcgctcagcgtgctatggagagagctatgcttggggtttctctgatggatcgtatcagaaatgaggttatccgtcagaggactaaggttaccgacatagctgtcaaaatatgcaagctgaagtggcagtgggctggtcatatctgccgaagaaccgataaccgttggggtagacgagttctcgagtggagaccacgaacaggcaaacgcagcgtgggacgccctcctgcccgctggactgacgaccttaggcgggtggcgggtagtggttggatgaggaaggccgaggaccgagtgttgtggcgctccttgggagaggcctatgtccagcagtggatgattattggctgatgatgatgatgaatgaaaaACCACTTTTtccaatatttaatttataattggaaaaaaataatccGTTTTTTGtgggtaatatcctgatgccctgttaaatgtacttc
Protein-coding regions in this window:
- the LOC105382865 gene encoding keratin, type I cytoskeletal 9 isoform X1 — its product is MAFKFTCLLLAVAVVGCLGSPYPGYGGGGSSGHISGGGHEGGFGGHEQGGFGGHGSHGQIQTHGHGQGSGGHGSFDQGGFGQGGHGIHHGGSEGGFGHGGSQGSFGHGGSQGGFGHGGSQGSFGHGSHEGSFGQGGHEGSFGHGGSGGHGHGSHGSFDGGYGGGSHHGFGHGGHGVYHDHGGNQGGFGYGGNQGFGHGSHEGGFGHGSYDGSFGHSGHEGSFGHGHGSFHGGYGGGHYGGYQTHGY
- the LOC105382865 gene encoding keratin, type I cytoskeletal 9 isoform X2, producing the protein MAFKFTCLLLAVAVVGCLGSPYPGYGGGGSSGHISGGGHEGGFGGHEQGGFGGHGSHGQIQTHGHGQGSGGHGSFDQGFGQGGHGIHHGGSEGGFGHGGSQGSFGHGGSQGGFGHGGSQGSFGHGSHEGSFGQGGHEGSFGHGGSGGHGHGSHGSFDGGYGGGSHHGFGHGGHGVYHDHGGNQGGFGYGGNQGFGHGSHEGGFGHGSYDGSFGHSGHEGSFGHGHGSFHGGYGGGHYGGYQTHGY